Proteins encoded in a region of the Saccharothrix ecbatanensis genome:
- a CDS encoding ceramidase domain-containing protein — MDDVDAYCERLAPGLWAEPLNAVSNAAFLIAAAVLWWRYRPRQKSLRALPVLLALVGLGSLSFHTVADTLTNLFDVGFIAVYVIWYLIVFAHHYLNVRWAFAWLAAPVFIVFAVAVAPLGAKIPGGSGIYLAPFLALLLVTVVAVAKQMPWHDLALAAGVFLVSVTLRTLDQPVCGAWPSGTHYFWHLLNAVVLFLVARQVILLRRPAVRT; from the coding sequence GTGGACGACGTGGACGCGTACTGCGAACGCCTGGCGCCCGGGCTCTGGGCCGAACCGCTCAACGCGGTGAGCAACGCGGCCTTCCTGATCGCGGCGGCCGTGCTGTGGTGGCGCTACCGCCCGCGGCAGAAGAGCCTGCGGGCGTTGCCGGTGCTGCTCGCCCTGGTCGGGTTGGGCAGCCTGAGCTTCCACACGGTGGCCGACACGCTCACCAACCTGTTCGACGTCGGCTTCATCGCGGTCTACGTGATCTGGTACCTGATCGTGTTCGCGCACCACTACCTGAACGTCCGGTGGGCGTTCGCCTGGCTCGCCGCTCCCGTGTTCATCGTCTTCGCGGTGGCCGTCGCACCGCTCGGCGCGAAGATCCCGGGTGGTTCGGGCATCTACCTGGCGCCGTTCCTGGCGCTGCTGCTCGTCACGGTCGTCGCGGTGGCGAAGCAGATGCCGTGGCACGACCTGGCGCTGGCCGCCGGCGTGTTCCTGGTGTCGGTGACGCTGCGGACGCTCGACCAGCCCGTGTGCGGGGCGTGGCCGAGCGGCACGCACTACTTTTGGCACCTGCTGAACGCGGTGGTGCTGTTCCTGGTGGCCCGGCAGGTCATTCTACTTCGGCGGCCAGCCGTCCGGACCTGA
- a CDS encoding COX15/CtaA family protein has translation MNAVRLSTGRSASAAGVAALVANVLIVLTGALVRLTGSGLGCPTWPTCTGDSFVTTPEMGLHGVVEFGNRVLGIVVGLVVLVLVVAVARHRSRPAKTLPLAIGVLVGVGLQGLIGGLSVRVALAPEVVAVHFLVSMVLVAALVVLVDLLARPQAAPRVPVDRRVRWSVTALPVALTATLVLGTLVTGSGPHAGDEDARRFGFDAAALTSAHAIAVVVLVALQIGVLALVRNRAALALVAVSVAQGVVGSVQSALALPVPLVAAHVVTAALVVAATAHLVVRTFRARA, from the coding sequence GTGAACGCTGTGCGGCTTTCCACCGGGCGGTCGGCCAGTGCGGCGGGCGTCGCGGCGCTGGTGGCCAACGTGTTGATCGTGTTGACCGGCGCGCTGGTCCGGTTGACCGGCTCCGGGCTCGGCTGTCCGACCTGGCCCACCTGCACGGGCGACTCGTTCGTGACCACGCCGGAGATGGGCCTGCACGGGGTGGTCGAGTTCGGCAACCGGGTGCTGGGCATCGTCGTCGGCCTGGTCGTGCTGGTGCTGGTGGTCGCCGTCGCCCGGCACCGCTCCCGACCGGCGAAGACGCTACCGCTGGCCATCGGCGTTCTCGTCGGTGTCGGCTTGCAGGGCCTGATCGGCGGGCTCAGCGTCCGCGTGGCCCTGGCGCCCGAGGTCGTCGCGGTGCACTTCCTGGTCAGCATGGTGCTGGTCGCGGCCCTCGTCGTGCTGGTCGACCTGCTCGCACGTCCACAAGCTGCCCCGCGCGTTCCGGTGGACCGGCGGGTGCGGTGGTCGGTGACGGCGTTGCCGGTGGCGCTGACGGCGACGCTGGTGCTGGGCACGCTGGTCACCGGCAGCGGTCCGCACGCGGGTGACGAGGACGCGCGCCGGTTCGGCTTCGACGCTGCAGCCCTGACGTCGGCGCACGCCATCGCTGTCGTGGTCCTGGTGGCGCTCCAGATCGGGGTGCTGGCGCTGGTGCGCAACCGTGCCGCGCTGGCCCTGGTTGCCGTATCGGTCGCTCAAGGCGTGGTCGGCAGTGTCCAGAGCGCGTTGGCGCTGCCGGTGCCGTTGGTGGCGGCCCACGTCGTCACCGCCGCCTTGGTCGTCGCGGCCACCGCCCACCTGGTCGTGCGGACGTTCCGGGCCCGCGCCTAG
- a CDS encoding histidine phosphatase family protein has product MDPVGVDWIGLIRHGESSGNVAWEAAEAAGHDVVDLPERDADVPLSPEGERQGKALGRWFASMPREQWPDLVVSSPYLRALDTAHLAVPGHSRSRVDERLRDRELGVFDVLTKHGVARRYPEEPARERRLGKFYYRPPGGESWADVALRLRSLLRDLDGRRVLLFGHEITAFLLRYLLEGLPERDLTTFARNMVVPNGSLTSWRREEGLWVLERESETGHLVEEGAEPTADEDAATAV; this is encoded by the coding sequence GTGGACCCTGTTGGCGTGGACTGGATCGGGTTGATCAGGCACGGCGAGAGCAGCGGCAACGTGGCGTGGGAGGCCGCGGAGGCGGCCGGTCACGACGTGGTCGACCTGCCGGAACGCGACGCGGACGTGCCGCTGTCCCCCGAAGGCGAGCGGCAGGGCAAGGCGCTGGGCCGGTGGTTCGCCTCGATGCCGCGCGAGCAGTGGCCGGACCTGGTGGTGTCCTCGCCCTACCTGCGTGCCCTCGACACCGCCCACCTCGCCGTGCCCGGCCATTCCCGGAGCCGGGTGGACGAACGGCTGCGCGACCGCGAGCTGGGCGTGTTCGACGTGCTGACCAAGCACGGCGTGGCGCGGCGGTACCCGGAGGAGCCGGCCCGCGAGCGGCGGCTGGGCAAGTTCTACTACCGGCCGCCGGGCGGCGAGTCGTGGGCGGACGTGGCGTTGCGGCTGCGGTCGTTGCTGCGCGACCTGGACGGACGGCGGGTGCTGCTGTTCGGGCACGAGATCACCGCGTTCCTGCTGCGCTACCTGCTGGAGGGCCTGCCGGAGCGCGACCTGACGACGTTCGCGCGGAACATGGTGGTGCCCAACGGCTCGCTCACGTCGTGGCGGCGCGAGGAAGGGCTGTGGGTGCTGGAGCGCGAGTCCGAGACCGGTCACCTGGTCGAGGAAGGCGCCGAGCCGACAGCGGACGAGGACGCCGCGACGGCGGTCTAG